From the genome of Nicotiana sylvestris chromosome 1, ASM39365v2, whole genome shotgun sequence:
GACGACAGCTCAGTTAGGCATATTGCTAGAAGAATCTCTGTTCAAGAAGAAGATAAGAcacaattaataaataaatatctggaagaagtaaaaagaaatctACTTCAAACTATAAACCATACTGAAAGGTCAGACACATCAATGCACAGTGAAACAAGTGGCGATGATATCGCAGAAGAAGATTCTCAGCCAATACAACCGGAAGTAATATTATCCGACAAAAACATGGACAAGGTAGAAAATTTCCTCCAACAAATGAGTGATTTAGACAGAAGAGGACTCTGACTAAAAGCCGCCAAAGACCCCACACAACAGTAGATACATTGTTctcaacagtagaaacactgtataaGGGACCCAAATACACTATTCctaacagtagaaacactgtatagggacccagatgtgggacccaatttactatttaaagattctttatgtttcttttttctttctttaaatagaGGAGCTCTTCATTTGAATAGGCAGATTGTAAAAACCCTCTCTCTCTTTaagaactctctctctctctctctctctctctctctctctcttgcaAAGACTTTTAGCTtcttagcttcttcattttgtaaatcagttgaagTAAATAAAGTTTCGAAGTTCAGTTCACCATCCTCAGGGCCTTGCATCCCAGCCTTAaaggtgtttgtttattttaattttataagtatttaattactttgtttctctccccagccgtgactatgtccggctaaacggattcatatctatgttgaaaaactaacttctcttgcatattaactaTGAAGAATCCAgtctctttcaaaatataaaagaattttaatatagtttcttggcttggttccaagattgtggtacattcgactctggtactactcttattggctttgccttagtggctacgtctagccagctgtgacattaaagcctgCTGAAGTTATCAAAAGGGCTatccctttcacagttagaactgctagacacatgagctcaataagagtatgtatcggacctagacaggccccttgcttagGTAAAAGGATAGATCCTTTCATACAACCATTAAAACTATAATAAAATCCTAGTATATTTCGAATTTACTGGTCGTGCGGTCTAccgcctcccttccttatttgctgaaagagtaaggaaagtattaaggggtagttacggtgaaattcagtatggtaattatacctatggtaaacttataggagtatgtacacaagaaggattaaacttgtgtaatgagctaaagctttctagacagcttaagattgataagcttaaagagaaatcccaattaggtgacttttgtacccagttcggtttacccggaacctctactcaaagtaggaagaagaagaaaaacagatatcataggtatcctaacccggataacccgtataagaaaaagaggtctcgATATAGATCTAAGGAAGAGcatgatactagaaaagcgcatcgcaaatctactcgatttgcgaagaatatATCAAAGAgggatctcgctgatattaagtgttataaatGTGGAAAGTATTTGACGGCCATATGTATGTACAAAGTATTTGAAGAGGACatattcaaagataataaaataaattgaaGAATTTGAATCTTTGGGTCTTTTAGAAATTTGTGAGCGTAGAGATAGAACTATAGCTCCTAGAAACCTATAGATAAATAACAATATAAAGTATGAAATAGCTAATATTGAATTATAAAAAATGATGTAATACGATATGAAAAATATAGGGAGCTAtcatttattaaaataaatataaaaagaaagaaaaatgataagggtaatttttgtgaatttttattttgtcttggGTTATATCCTTATTGCTTCAACTTAACATTTTAGCAATTTaacttttaatactatattataataaatttttctctattttcttatttctttcacGGCAATTGCTCTTATTGTGTAAAATAATTTGTGTACCTTAAGAGTTTTATCAACTTGACAAATaagtttacttacataataattttaaaacaaaattgaatTGACTTTTCCGTTGCTTTATTAATTCAAAGACTTAATTATTTGTTGAGATTTTATGCTTTTTTGATAGTATAGAAGATACAAATTATTTTCAAACTATTCTCCTACTCGAGCATAATATTATTCTCTTTATCGATTTTATGTAATATTGAAAACTACATTTAATAATTAGAACAAAtatttaattaggtaatgttaGAATTATAGGTTCCCTAATAAGAGGAATCAATGTAAACATATTTCTATGGAAATCACGTGAGTATACAAGGAAAAGAAACGTAATACTCTTAATtaattctcttaaataatatctattTTAAAGTCCTTAATATTAGGGTTTCTTATTTAATTCAATAAGGAAAAATCTAGTAATCaaattttagtttcttttaaagtcctaaatattaagataataattaaatgattattttgtctagtgtgagctttattttaaaaggataaaaaaagcgaacgacatttcgctaagggccttcgtgcttttaatataatatatatatatatatatatatatatatatcacatttACATAACTACATATCCCACAGATTATGCACATATTTTTCTCTTGATCTCCCAAAGATAGGTAAAGTCGTTTTATAGATTATTTCTCTAACAAGTTTAATCGTCATTTTTGATAATCTGATTATAAATATTAATGTATTTGTGAAGTTTGTTGGCAGCTAGTTTAGCactcaaccatacaaaatttacaGTTTGTAAACAGATTTTAACaagttcagttgtattatgtTGTAAAaaagattttaattttttttaaattttaaaatagctGCAGTATATAAAAAAGGAGTAATAACTATTTTTCAAACAGTACTTTGTTTTAGTCCAAATTCGACATGCcgaaaattaaaataagaaaaatgaaatcTTAAGCAAATCGTCTTGTGCCACATATCCAATATTTAGAATCCCATGAGATACGTCCAAATACCCGTACCCGTGGACTCTCCGCTTCCGAAAGCTTCTTCCGTCTCTCTCGCATGGCGTATTTCTGCACTCAGGTTCTATCCACTTCCTTCTTTACTCCCAAACCTCAGGTAAAATCTAATCCCATCATCTGCCCATACTCCTATTAAAACCTCATGCTAATTTCATAATCTCAAGACAGATTAAAGTTGGATTTAGTAAATACTAGTAATTTAAATCAACTTTGTTACTCTCTTAACTAAttgtataatttatttaataacaTAAAGTAGATATAGTGTCTGCATCTGCTATGGAAAAGCTAAACTCGTTccttattttcaattttttagaTTCCAGTGCTGTTGAATCCAGGCGTAGCTTGCATCAAAAGCTTTCATCAGTATAGGTTTTTGCATATTAAGGCAATGCAAGACGATAAGGTTTCCACGCCTACGCCGTCGGATGAGTGCATGGTTAGAGTTCCGCATGTTCTGACGGTTGCCGGCTCCGATTCCGGCGCCGGAGCCGGAATTCAAGCGGATCTCAAGGCTTGTGCTGCTCGGGGAGTTTATTGCTCCACTGTGATCACTGCTGTTACTGCTCAAAACACCGTAGGGGTTCaggtaggggtgtcaatggttcggttcggccggttattttataaaatttatatcGTATCAATTTTTCaattattctattatgtataaccaaaattagacttttcgaaaccatcccaatcatgtcggtttttCTTCGGTATCGGTAtggtacggttcggttaattttcgttattattttaaatatcatGAAGTAGAAGGCAATAACATAtgttcttttataggacttagcaaaactctccagacattttactgtttaaagggtgatgaattaaaaaaaaatgactAGAGTATaaatccatcaactattctacaacaacgtaaaagaaaccaagcaaaggcaaagaaaatataaatcacacgagtggaaagatattaaccaagctaggactcaagaataaagtctatagaagattaaatattcaaaaagataaatctaaattatatgaaaggaaacatattcattgtagtttgctactcatgattgctagactactttgtgtcttgctaataaagatacttgaaataacttagtttaagtagaagtagtataataggttttaggaattaatattttgagtttaattacttgttggcttgtaatagttttcataattccaagcccaaagaaaaatttaatgcattattatttttaaacttactacataaatatattttccacatgtaaaatttattcggtacggttcggtattttttcggtttatttttataaaataaaaaaccaacCCTAATTATCGGTGTGGTTATGGATTTATATAAAAATTTGTagtttcttaaaaagaaacctagAAATCGGTTCTGTGTGGTacggttcggtcggtttagtcggtgtttgaatatccattgacacccctaggtTCAAGTATTAAAAGGCTATAGTCTGTTTATGTTTTGCTAGTGTGTTTTCGATTTGTAAAATTTATCGTGGTTTATTCTAGGGCGTGAACATTGTGCCAGAGGATTTTGTGGCGGAGCAGTTGAGGTCGGTGCTTTCTGATATGCATCCCGATGTGGTAAGTATATTATGTTAATGTTACAATGCTCGCATCCATTTGATGATGTTGTTTATGTACAATATATATTGACTTGAGCAACTGAAGAGAGTAAAAGTCCCGGTCATTCATAGGATCATCAATAGTTCTAGCCGAGGCAGGGGATTATGTACATGGAGTCAAGTTATGATGCTGCACAAAATGGAATATGAGATATTCTTTTCGGAGTATTCATATATTGCTATTTTGATGCTCTTAAGATTTTCCAGCACAGGCTCACTGGTGCTTAACTTTAATAATAGGGGATTACATTCCCTGTTTACTTCACTCTGTGCTTTCATATAtcttaatgttctcattggaaACTGAATTAATTGGTCTTTTTAGTCCAAGTCGTATGTATCTTACTAGTAAGTAATCTAAAGACACTTCCAAAGACCAATGTTGCCTTGTAACCCCCGAGATTATTACAGGAAACAACGAACACACTAAGAAACTTGGAGCTGTCTAGCAATAATTGGTATAGATAATTTAGGAGTTAGGACGCAAGGTTGGATGGCTGAAAGTAATGTTGATAGAACATCCCTTATAAACAAAGTCATTGGTTAATTTACTGGTTTCCAAATTATCAGGACCATTTTCTTCAGCCATTCATATTGGTTAAATATCATGCCATTTTTGCTTTTCAGTTTTTTCTGTTAGCGCAAATGTCACCATATATGTGAAATTAATTTGAAGAATTGATTGGCTATTTGGGTCTTGGATACTCAGGGGATAAAAGAGAGTCCCATGTTTGGTTAGCGATTGGGGATCAGATTTGGCAGGGATTATAGTTCCCTTTTATAGGATAATTTTATGCCATGGGAGAGGTGGGATAAATGGTTATTTGAACAACATTAGCCCACCTCTATACCTGATTCAAATGCTTTATTGATGTCTTCTCGATTGTATATATTGCAAAACTATATATACAACCTGATCTGCTATTCAAGATATACATGGAAAGAGTATACCAACACGATCAGGATAAGCAATCTGCAATTTCCAGTAATGTCTCAGTTTGCGTTACAGCACTAAGATTATCTTAGGTGAAAACAGGCATGCTTCCGTCAATTGGCATAGTGAAAACTCTCTGTCAGAGTCTGAAGGAATTCCCGGTACAAGGTACACAATACTTCTTTCTGCTTTTGAAATTTCGACGACGTTAACTATGCTGCTATCAAATGCTTGAAGACAGCCTTGGTGGTTGACCCTGTTATGGTATCCACAAGTGGACATACGCTAGCTGGTCCCTCTATTTTGGATAGTTTTAGGTATGTCATCTGCGAGTGATAGTGTCTCTCCATTTTCCCCGTGGTGTAATCTCAACTGTGGATTTATTGGCTAACAATGTTTTTTTGCTGAATATTCTTCTGCCAAATTCATGAAATATACAACAAGCTGTAAACTTCCTATATGGACATGCTATCTATTGGTATATTGTCGTATGCTTGGATTAAGCTTGAACATCATTATGTTTTTAAAGACCACAGTTTTCGTGTTAATTGCTGGAGCACAATAAAAGAAACTTCCTTGATATATGTACttatgtaatttttctttttcaaaaaaaaaaaaaaagtacttaTGTAAGTTTCACATTTTATATGCTGTAAtatttgattctttatgtttcaACTCCTTGGATAATTATGCTGTAATATATGCTGTAATATTTCATATGCCTTTCTTGTTCTGATAACAGGGAGGAGCTTCTTCCCATGGCTGATATAGTGACCCCAAATTTGAAAGAGGCGTCCGCTTTACTAGGTGGTGTGCCATTGGAAACAATTGCTGACATGCATTATGCTGCAAAAGCGATACATGACATTGGTCCAAGGTTAGTTTtgaggttttttttttcttttttttttccaaatagtGAATATTGATGCCTTGACCTTGTATTACTTATGACCAAATTCCATTTGATGGCCAAAAAGTTTATCAAGCGTAGTTCTCAATGATAAGAGAGAAGTAAATACCTTTTAAGTGGgtatttggacataagaattgtaaaattccaaaaaaggatgaaaagaattttcaagtgaaaatgatatttgaaattttgagttgtgtttggacatgaatataattttgggttgttttgaaGTTTtatgagtgatttgagtgaaaattttgaaaaataggttttcggagtttttcaaattttcgaaaatttccaaaatgcatcttcaagtgaaaaattggaaattttatgaacaaacgctgatttaaaaaaaaagtgaattttttttggaaaaaaggaattttttttaatgTCCAAACGGGCGCTAAATCATCCGAACCATCATTTGCTATCAAATGTAGCATAATGCCTTATGCCCTCTCCACAAACCCAACAAGCTTGGTCAATCTTGAATTATTGGTGATATTTTAGGTAGAGGACATCTATGAATTCTACAGTTGGCTTCCACAGGACAAAGCTTAGTACTTGGTCGCATATGGCGCTTAGCAGTTAGCACCCACACTTGCCGTTAGTCTTCATGTTCTGATATTAACTTAGATGGCCCGGGTTTAACAACTTAGCGGGCTTCTTCTTGATTGCCGAAAATATGAGGCACAAGTTGCTGATGAGTCGACCAAAAGAACTATGAACTGCTAGAACTATCATCCATTCACTCATGTAGCAAGTAGTTATACGCATCTCATATCTGACATCTGCTTATCATTGAAAATGGACAAACAAGATATTCGCTTTTTACCAACAAGGGAAGACTTCAGGAAATCTTCTGTGGATGGATGTACACCTACTTCATCTTGCTTGGAGGAAAATTAACTTGAGCATGAACTACAgctgaataaaataaaattagtaGATGCTTCAAAGAGGAGTTTTAAGGGCTCATCTCTGGATGCTCTAAAAGGAGTTACTTCCATCCTTCTTGAGGCTTTTCCTTGACTTGGGGCTGTGAGAGTGGGAGAAGAATGGCTGGCATTTCAAACAGAAGGAAAATGCTCTTTTACGGATTTGAAGGCATAAAAGTTGTTAAGTACTTGGGCAATAAAGAAATAGGATAACCTACAAGCCCCAGGGCCTAGCTCAAGTGGCAAAGGGTGGTGGATTTGTGTCTTAGGTCACAGGTTCAAGCCCCCACACCATCCAAAGCAAAGCctagtatttaagtggagaagggtagaggggcgggcccattatccaccgagtttcgaAGGCTGCGGTTGGTCCAAAGGATCGGCCCCAGACGGATTTCTCGGtcatcaaaaaaaataaaaaaaaataaaaaaataggatAACCTATAAACTTGTTCCAGCTTATGCTGGTTTAGTTCAAGTTCACAGTGTAGGGCAATTAGGGAAgatctataaaaaataaaaaataaaaaataatgcaaTTAGGAAGATGTGTATTGTGGATTCTCTTCTTTTTGTGTCACTACTCTATCTCCATAGAGGGCTTCGTCTTCTAATGTGCTAAAATCTCTTAATTTCTTGGACAGAAATGTACTTGTGAAAGGAGGTGATCTCCCTGCTTCCCTTGATGCTGTGGATGTGTTTTATGATGGTATTTCTAATAATTTCTTAAGATCTTTAGGATTTATCAGTGTGCTTGTTTTGTTCTTAAGTGAAAGCTTGCATGATTCTTCAATGCCTATATATGCTCATCCCTATTATGGTCTTTCAATTGATCCTATAGGGAAGGATTTCTATGTGTTTCAGTCTTCACGCATAATGACACCAAATACTCATGGAACTGGCTGCACTTTGGCTTCTTCTGTCGCAGCTGAGCTAGCAAAGGGTTCTCAAATGCTTTCTGCTGTTAAGGTAATTGACTTAGTATGGCATCTGGATATACAAAAAATCTATACATTGCTGCAAAATAGATTGTATGTTGGCACAAGCTTAGGATTTTGTGTAAACTTGATGTATAGTGGATAGTGTAACAATGGCTGAGCTTTGACAATTATTAGGTCTCTTATGAGATGGACATAGACTAGACACTTAAGGGTCATCTGGTTGACTGTATAAGAAAATAAATCCAAGCATAATTAATACAACATTTTTTTTCCAGCATAAAACTCTATTAATAGTATAACCTCAGCATAACTAATACAATTTTGTCTACTAGTATTACTCTGCATGATAGATGCAGCTGCTTTGCATATTAAATTCTGCATGCTAATGCCCGCATGACTTATGCAGGATTCTTTGTATTATTTCATGTAGGATAGAAGGTGAAATGAAAATGTGTAGCTAAAACACTTAAATACTCTTAATATAGGCAATCCCTACATAAGAATTCCTATATTATTATCATTCAACATATAAGGATCCTACATTATTATTTTTCACGGCATAACAATCCTTGCACTGTAATTCCTACATCACTAGTCCATGATCCAAATAACCCCTTAATGTGTAGGTACGAACACTTTACACATAACATTCTGTTCTTTTTTTTGTCCTTCTCCTGTTTGTACCTTTAATGAGGAAGTGGGAGGAGGGGGTCAAAGCATGTCAAATAACTCTGACGTCAGGTAATCAATTCACCCTCCTGCCATCCTGCTCGCCTTTAAAAAACAATTGTCGGTCCCTGATAGTGAAAAAGATATATTGTTTGATTCTCTGTTGGTCAAGGAATTTGCTCATTGCTTCATTTAAGTTGGCTTGTTTGCCAAATGATGCatgttttcttttatatatattttgacgTTTGCCAGGTAGCTAAACGCTACATTGAAGCAGCCTTGTCTTATAGTAAGAACATTGCCATTGGAGGTGGTCGTCAAGGTCCTGTGGATCATCTTTTGAAGCTTAAGAGTAATGTGCAGCGACGACCTTTTGATCCTTGTGATCTCTTTCTGTATGCTGTCACTGACTCCAGGATGAACAAAAGGTGGGGTCGTTCAATAGTTGATGCGGTAAAGGCTGCCATAGAAGGAGGTGCCACCATTATTCAGCTGAGGTTTGTGTCTTTGAAATTGGTTCACTTTCTTTCCCTCTTTCAGTCTTCACTCTTCCTTTTGATTCCTTAGAGTAAGAAAGAGCTGACTTACTAAACCTAGGTGTGGAGAGATCAATAAACATTAGGACTATCACAAGTTCTACATATTATTATTCTGATGCAGTGTCTTTCATGCTTAGGTTGCAGTAGCTTAGCTAATCTTGGGTTACTTTCACTAAAGCCCCAGTCCTATCGTGTTGGACCGAAAGGGAGAGCTTTTAACAGATGTGAGAGAATTGACAACTTAACAGTGTTATATAGCATACAATTTGGTCTTCCATTTAAATCTTCATGCATGAAAAAACCATGCATTTTCGAGCTCATAGAATTTCATGAGAAAATTGCTTTGAAGAAAAATGCTCATGCACAATAAATTTAAAATTCCACTGTAATCATACTGCAGAATAACTGTTGTTTCAGTTGTAAAGAAATGGACCTTGGCCTTAACTCACCTAATAAAGTTTTTCCGGTTCTGTGCATTCAAAAGCGACACCAATGGAGAGAAGTGTAATGAAAGATCTCTTAGACTCTGATCTCTGTGTTCTTGGCCCAAATAAGAGTTATGCCCTTTTTACACGTTTGCCTCAACTTGGCATTTTATTCTTAGATATCTTACCGCCATTTTCAGTAGAATCATTGGATATATATAATGATGTGACTTTATCTGTTACAATTGCAGGGAAAAGGAGGTTGAAACTAGTGATTTTCTGGAAGCAGCAAAAGCTTGTTTAAAAATCTGCAGAGTTCATGGTGTTCCTCTGCTGATCAATGACAGGATTGATGTAGCTCTTGCTAGTGATGCTGATGGTGTTCATATTGGGCAATCCGACATGCCTGCTCATGTTGCACGGGCTCTTCTTGGGCCTGACAAAATCATTGGTGTATCATGCAAAACACCGGAGCACGCCCTGCAAGCATGGATAGATGGGGCTGATTACATTGGCTCTGGGGGTGTATATCCAACCACTACCAAAGAGAACAATAAGACGATTGGTTTGGATGGCCTGAAAACTGTTTGTTTGTCATCCAAATTACCAGTTGTAGCCATTGGCGGCATAGGCACCTCTAATG
Proteins encoded in this window:
- the LOC104218186 gene encoding thiamine biosynthetic bifunctional enzyme TH1, chloroplastic isoform X2, with amino-acid sequence MAYFCTQIPVLLNPGVACIKSFHQYRFLHIKAMQDDKVSTPTPSDECMVRVPHVLTVAGSDSGAGAGIQADLKACAARGVYCSTVITAVTAQNTVGVQGVNIVPEDFVAEQLRSVLSDMHPDVVKTGMLPSIGIVKTLCQSLKEFPVQALVVDPVMVSTSGHTLAGPSILDSFREELLPMADIVTPNLKEASALLGGVPLETIADMHYAAKAIHDIGPRNVLVKGGDLPASLDAVDVFYDGKDFYVFQSSRIMTPNTHGTGCTLASSVAAELAKGSQMLSAVKVAKRYIEAALSYSKNIAIGGGRQGPVDHLLKLKSNVQRRPFDPCDLFLYAVTDSRMNKRWGRSIVDAVKAAIEGGATIIQLREKEVETSDFLEAAKACLKICRVHGVPLLINDRIDVALASDADGVHIGQSDMPAHVARALLGPDKIIGVSCKTPEHALQAWIDGADYIGSGGVYPTTTKENNKTIGLDGLKTVCLSSKLPVVAIGGIGTSNAQAIMGLGVPNLKGVAVVSALFDRECVLTETRKLLEVLKESTK
- the LOC104218186 gene encoding thiamine biosynthetic bifunctional enzyme TH1, chloroplastic isoform X1, which gives rise to MAYFCTQVLSTSFFTPKPQIPVLLNPGVACIKSFHQYRFLHIKAMQDDKVSTPTPSDECMVRVPHVLTVAGSDSGAGAGIQADLKACAARGVYCSTVITAVTAQNTVGVQGVNIVPEDFVAEQLRSVLSDMHPDVVKTGMLPSIGIVKTLCQSLKEFPVQALVVDPVMVSTSGHTLAGPSILDSFREELLPMADIVTPNLKEASALLGGVPLETIADMHYAAKAIHDIGPRNVLVKGGDLPASLDAVDVFYDGKDFYVFQSSRIMTPNTHGTGCTLASSVAAELAKGSQMLSAVKVAKRYIEAALSYSKNIAIGGGRQGPVDHLLKLKSNVQRRPFDPCDLFLYAVTDSRMNKRWGRSIVDAVKAAIEGGATIIQLREKEVETSDFLEAAKACLKICRVHGVPLLINDRIDVALASDADGVHIGQSDMPAHVARALLGPDKIIGVSCKTPEHALQAWIDGADYIGSGGVYPTTTKENNKTIGLDGLKTVCLSSKLPVVAIGGIGTSNAQAIMGLGVPNLKGVAVVSALFDRECVLTETRKLLEVLKESTK